The sequence GCTCGCGGTGGTCACGGCGACAGGAAAGCTTGCCGTGCTCGACCCCGGCGGCAGCGATGGCACAGAAAACGCCGCATGCGTGCTGGTGGAAGACGTGACCATTCCCAAAAGCGGCGACGCCGTGGCGAACGTCTACGTGCACGGGGAATTTCGCAGCGCTGGCCTTGGCTGGCCCTCTGGCATCACGGCCCCGCAGACAGCGGCAGCTATTGAAAAACTGGCTTCTCACGGCCTTTACGTCAAATAAGGAATAGAAAATGAGCATGGAACTCCCAAGCCAGTTTGAAGCGATCTCGCTCACTGACGTGGTCAAAAAGCGCCCGATGCTTCCGGGGCTTTTCAAGGAACTTTTCTTTCGCGTGCGAAACGAGCTGAGCACCAAGTTCGCGCAGATCGAAGTCGTGGTGCGTGGCCGCCAGCTCGTGCCTCTGGTCACTGACTACGAGGGCGGAACGCTTTCCGCCAAAACCCGCCGCGAACTGCGCACGGTCAAAACCCCGCGCATGAATCCGGTGCAG comes from Desulfobaculum bizertense DSM 18034 and encodes:
- a CDS encoding head decoration protein; translation: MHVQSYQAPNFVGAHPAVMKNKTLASTGTEHRLLAGTVLAVVTATGKLAVLDPGGSDGTENAACVLVEDVTIPKSGDAVANVYVHGEFRSAGLGWPSGITAPQTAAAIEKLASHGLYVK